In Antedon mediterranea chromosome 10, ecAntMedi1.1, whole genome shotgun sequence, one genomic interval encodes:
- the LOC140060926 gene encoding tubulin epsilon and delta complex protein 1-like isoform X2 produces MAKRNVEFGGGGGGKPHQKVTPLWNLLFDMCVLVSTDQLPNEVHPNTAEVIALVTETMEMYGYHVALNKYTESQDLLLAFSWLLAKEHLAERIVINALKNIPVDIHCLQKFGKKKTDNPIIFSSNIEMSDDKIKQVAWLLGKCKMRMRSLSLHIQEYTALFHKINSYTCDVSISSFSEHLSGLEVFLLRHPQYLHKVQLILERTNCKLESYLKWKENESVFWSWMVSVVNLKLQNNTASDGLQVFTPAIHVPTVHNDSRKGRIQQLRKLNCQLLSSLEQCKLIHLNDMVKALVLDNSRLSIPSKKLTQIQQETDGEINGYQSKSIVHRSVHHQRFLYKQNKTGSSLVESKLLGTSERILGIKDEISRLELKVNERKELINTLMSNHHDELQQLLDGINCICIPPLTKTN; encoded by the exons GTGACGCCGCTTTGGAATCTGTTGTTTGATATGTGTGTTTTGGTATCTACTGATCAGTTGCCAAATGAAGTACATCCAAATACCGCTGAAGTAATTGCGTTAGTAACAGAGACCATGGAAATGTATGGTTACCATGTAGCACTCAACAAGTATACAGAAAGCCAAGATCTACTTCTTGCATTTAGTTGGCTTCTTGCCAAGGAACATCTTGCTGAAAGAATTGTAATCAATGCTCTTAAGAATATTCCTGTTGATATACATTGTTTGcaaaaatttggtaaaaagaAGACAGACAATCCTATTATATTTTCATCAAACATTGAAATGAGCGATGATAAGATTAAACAAGTTGCTTGGCTTTTGGGCAAATGTAAGATGAGAATGAGAAGTTTAAGTCTTCATATTCAAGAGTATACAGCATTATTCCACAAG aTTAACAGCTATACTTGTGATGTTTCTATTTCGTCTTTTTCTGAACATCTCTCAGGTCTGGAAGTTTTCTTATTACGACATCCACAATATCTACACAAG GTGCAGTTGATTTTAGAGAGAACAAATTGTAAGTTAGAATCATATTTAAAATGGAAGGAAAATGAATCTGTATTTTGGAGCTGGATG GTGAGTGTTGTTAATTTGAAATTGCAAAATAATACTGCTTCAGACGGTTTGCAAGTATTTACTCCAGCCATACATGTTCCAACTGTTCATAATGATAGTAGGAAAGGAAGAATTCAACAACTTCGCAAATTAAACTGTCAGTTATTATCATCTTTAGAACAATGCAAGTTAATACATTTGAATGACATGGTAAAAGCCTTG GTCTTGGATAACAGCAGATTGTCAATACCTTCCAAGAAATTGACTCAAATTCAGCAGGAAACGGATGGAGAAATAAATGGTTACCAATCTAAAAGCATTGTCCATAGGAGTGTTCACCATCAAAGGTTcctttacaaacaaaataaaactggATCAAGTTTAGTTGAATCAAAATTGTTGGGAACCAGTGAAAGGATTCTTGGAATAAAGGATGAAATAAGTAGACTAGAATTAAAAGTAAACGAAAGAAAGGAAttgataaatacattaatgtcTAATCACCATGACGAATTACAACAATTACTTGATGGTATTAATTGTATATGTATTCCTCCTTTAACTAAAACAAACTAa